From Erwinia pyri, a single genomic window includes:
- the nfuA gene encoding Fe-S biogenesis protein NfuA has translation MILITDSAQEHFAKLLSKQEDGTQIRVFVINPGTPGAECGVSYCPPDAVEATDTELKFEKLTAYVDELSAPYLEDAEIDFVTDNLGSQLTLKAPNAKMRKVNDDAPLIERVEYQLQATINPQLASHGGKVSLMEITDEGYAILQFGGGCNGCSMVDVTLKEGIEKELLAAFPELKGVRDLTEHQRGEHSFY, from the coding sequence ATGATCCTAATTACTGATTCTGCGCAAGAGCATTTCGCAAAACTGCTGTCGAAACAGGAAGATGGCACACAAATTCGCGTATTCGTTATCAATCCGGGTACGCCTGGGGCTGAATGTGGCGTCTCCTATTGCCCACCTGATGCGGTTGAAGCCACAGATACTGAACTGAAGTTTGAAAAGCTTACGGCCTATGTGGATGAGCTGAGCGCCCCTTATCTGGAAGATGCGGAAATTGATTTCGTGACCGATAACCTGGGTTCCCAGCTGACGCTGAAGGCACCGAACGCCAAAATGCGTAAGGTAAATGACGACGCTCCGCTGATTGAGCGCGTTGAATATCAGCTTCAGGCGACCATTAACCCACAGCTGGCCAGCCACGGCGGCAAAGTGTCGCTGATGGAGATCACTGACGAAGGGTACGCTATTCTGCAGTTTGGCGGCGGCTGTAACGGCTGTTCAATGGTCGACGTGACCCTGAAAGAAGGCATTGAGAAAGAGCTGCTGGCAGCGTTCCCGGAGCTGAAAGGCGTGCGCGACCTGACCGAGCATCAGCGCGGCGAACACTCCTTCTACTAA
- the gntX gene encoding DNA utilization protein GntX, whose amino-acid sequence MLPMPATCWLCQMPLTLAGHGLCSFCLRHLPALPVCCPRCGLASASATTACGACLTKPPYWQQMIFVSDWRPPVSSWVKRLKFFRATALSAMLARLLLLSWLTARRQHKLRRPDLLLCVPLHKTRAWQRGYNQMDEVARQLAHWLQCRYSPAGISRRRKTGIQHLLLATARRKNLRGAFRVEIAVKGLHIALLDDVVTTGSTVGEISRILLAAGAASVEIWSLCRTL is encoded by the coding sequence ATGCTACCAATGCCCGCTACCTGTTGGCTATGCCAGATGCCGCTGACGCTGGCCGGTCACGGCCTTTGCAGCTTTTGCCTGCGTCATCTTCCTGCCTTACCTGTTTGCTGCCCACGGTGCGGTTTAGCCTCGGCCAGCGCCACTACGGCATGCGGTGCCTGCCTGACAAAACCGCCTTACTGGCAGCAGATGATTTTTGTCAGCGACTGGCGGCCTCCCGTCAGCAGTTGGGTAAAGCGCCTGAAGTTTTTTCGCGCCACCGCACTTTCAGCCATGCTGGCAAGGCTGCTCTTGCTAAGCTGGTTAACAGCGCGCAGGCAGCACAAGCTGCGCAGACCAGACCTGCTGCTCTGTGTACCCTTGCATAAAACGCGTGCGTGGCAGCGGGGCTATAATCAGATGGATGAGGTAGCCCGACAGCTCGCACACTGGCTGCAGTGTCGCTACTCTCCGGCAGGGATCTCCCGGCGGAGAAAGACCGGGATTCAACATCTGCTGCTGGCTACCGCCAGAAGAAAGAATCTGCGCGGAGCGTTCAGGGTTGAAATTGCCGTAAAAGGGCTGCATATCGCTTTACTGGATGATGTGGTCACCACCGGCAGCACCGTGGGGGAAATCAGCCGCATTCTGCTGGCTGCCGGTGCCGCCAGCGTAGAGATATGGAGCCTGTGCCGCACCTTGTAG